TTTTCTCTCACAAACCGCCCGTTGTTTATCATCTTTGATCGATTCAAAGTCTTCCACATGTGCCACACCCACAATTCTCCTAATCAaataccaaaaccaaaagagTAAACTATCAGCAAGATATTCAAAATCCACAAAGAAATCTATGCGGTTTGCATTCATTCTCTCTCACCTAATCATCTTTGCAGCGCCGAATCCGAGTGAGTCATGAAACAAATTCCTCATGTACTTCTCTTGAACAAGCTGCATAACCTCGGTATTGTTATAGATATCTGCAAGGTATGCTTCTCCAGGACCATCTTTGTTTTGATCCCACAGCGCAATGAACCTTTTGTTAAACATATTCCAAGTCTGCTCAATGGTCCTCAAGATCCATTGCTTGTATTCCTGCATTATAGTAGAGTTAAGTTGTTTTCATTTAAACCAATATACTTGTAACAGTGCAAATGATAATTCTGAATATATATTGCTTACTTTTCTATCATTTCCCTCAGTAGCATGCCCATCTTGTGCAAAGAAAGCCAGTATCAAGTTGCCAAGATAAGCTCCAATGTCGAAACCCATTGGTCCGTAAAAAGAAAACTCAGGATCTATAACTTGAGTTGAGTCTTGTGTAACCATGACAGAGCCAGTGTGAAGATCACCATGTATTAGAGCTTGAGCTCTTTCACAGAACCTAACAACAGAATGAAGTATTAGATTGTAATGGAAATCCTCTGgaaaatggtagccaaaaaaaaaaaaacatacattgATTTAAGCTCTGCGATTTCGAGCTTCAAGGCGCTATCTTCACGCACAGCCTTAGCATCATCATCAAGATAAGGTGAAGTCCAACGATTAAACGTAGAAACTCTATACGGGTCAGAGAACACTACTTGCTCCGTTAACCGGCATAACTCCACATTACCACAAAACTCGgttactacaaaaaaaaaacacaaagtaAGGTTGTCTGAGAATCAATCTCGAGTTCAGGCAACACCCAGAAGCATGTTGTAGTAAGTTTGGAACCTGCTCTTTTGTGCTCTGTGGTATCATGATAGAGGAGCGAAGTGAAGAAGAGGGTTTTGGCCATGTAATCAGCCATGTGTTCTGCAAGGAAAGGGTACTGGATTCCAGCAACGAGTCCTTTGCGGAGGATGATGTGAGGAGGCTCCAGATACCTCATTCCAATCAAAGCCATGGTCCTGTCAAAATGGTAGACTTCAGGAACATGATCAGGAGACAAAGCTCCGTGCTTTCTCAGAGTTGTAGCTTCAAAGTAAGCTCTTTCTTTCGTCATTGGCCAAGACTCCCCAATACAACGTATATACGGAAGCGCCTACTTAGATACATGGAGATAGATAAAAGAACACAAATTAATCAACAACTTGAGTTAGTTGAAAGATCAAAGCTTGTTTCATCATCTCTATAGATGGAAGTAACGGCAGAGAAAGGTGCAACCTTTTACTAGACAAAGTGAATCACTTTCGAGTTACAATCTCTTCACGATTAAGACAAAAAGGTACAAACTTTCAGACAACAGAGACAGACAAAAGTGAACCACTTTCGAGTTACAATCTCTTCACGATTAAGACAAAAAGGTACAAACTTTCAGACAAGTGAATCATTTACGAGTTACAAAATTAAGACAAAGGTATCAACTTTCAGACAGCAGAGACATATATGATTGCTGACTGGACAGAGAAGGCTTTGATCTCGAATACCCATCATCGAAAAACTCGATTCGATTTACAAAAGATAAACCCTAATTCCTGATACTTTCCAGAGTAGGGAAGTGATAACGAATCTGTTATGGTTTAGATGAGACAAAGAAAGAACCTGTTTGAT
This Brassica napus cultivar Da-Ae chromosome C6, Da-Ae, whole genome shotgun sequence DNA region includes the following protein-coding sequences:
- the LOC106347747 gene encoding methylthioribose kinase; amino-acid sequence: MSFDEFKPLNEKSLIQYIKATPALSSRLGDKYDDLVIKEVGDGNLNFVFIVIGSTGSLVIKQALPYIRCIGESWPMTKERAYFEATTLRKHGALSPDHVPEVYHFDRTMALIGMRYLEPPHIILRKGLVAGIQYPFLAEHMADYMAKTLFFTSLLYHDTTEHKRAVTEFCGNVELCRLTEQVVFSDPYRVSTFNRWTSPYLDDDAKAVREDSALKLEIAELKSMFCERAQALIHGDLHTGSVMVTQDSTQVIDPEFSFYGPMGFDIGAYLGNLILAFFAQDGHATEGNDRKEYKQWILRTIEQTWNMFNKRFIALWDQNKDGPGEAYLADIYNNTEVMQLVQEKYMRNLFHDSLGFGAAKMIRRIVGVAHVEDFESIKDDKQRAVCERKALEFGKMLLKERRKFKCIGEVVSAIQQQS